The following proteins are encoded in a genomic region of Magnolia sinica isolate HGM2019 chromosome 1, MsV1, whole genome shotgun sequence:
- the LOC131242979 gene encoding tropinone reductase homolog At5g06060-like, translating to MGEEARKKEWSLKGMTALVTGGTKGIGRAIVEELAAFGASVHTCARNKSELEQCLHEWKESGFNVTGSVCDVSARAARQNLMEEASSLFQGKLNIFISSAATFFFKPTVEITAEEFSFVMATNFESAYHLSQLAHPLLKASGQGNIVFISSVIGLVGIFGANVCAATKGALNQLTKNLACEWAKDNIRTNCVAPWITNTPLAANILENKELVEEMMSRTPLRRVAEPKDVSPLVAFLCLPVASYITGQVIAVDGGFTVNGFYPSSD from the exons ATGGGAGAAGAAGCAAGGAAGAAGGAATGGTCTCTGAAAGGAATGACAGCTCTGGTAACCGGCGGAACTAAAGGAATAGG GCGTGCTATAGTAGAAGAACTGGCTGCATTTGGAGCATCTGTGCACACATGTGCCCGCAACAAATCAGAGCTTGAGCAGTGCTTGCATGAATGGAAAGAATCAGGTTTCAACGTGACAGGTTCTGTTTGCGATGTGTCGGCACGTGCAGCACGTCAAAATCTGATGGAGGAGGCTTCGTCACTGTTCCAAGGGAAGCTCAACATCTTC ATAAGCAGTGCTGCGACGTTCTTCTTTAAACCAACGGTAGAGATTACTGCTGAAGAATTCTCATTTGTAATGGCCACCAACTTTGAATCTGCATACCATTTAAGCCAACTTGCTCACCCACTTTTAAAGGCATCAGGACAGGGAAACATTGTATTCATATCCTCTGTCATTGGTTTGGTAGGAATATTTGGTGCGAACGTTTGTGCAGCTACCAAAG GAGCATTGAATCAGCTCACAAAGAATTTGGCGTGTGAGTGGGCAAAAGACAATATACGGACTAATTGTGTTGCACCTTGGATAACAAATACTCCTCTGGCAGCGAAT ATTCTGGAAAACAAGGAGTTGGTGGAAGAAATGATGTCCCGAACTCCCCTTCGACGCGTTGCGGAGCCAAAGGATGTTTCACCTTTGGTGGCATTCCTTTGCTTGCCTGTTGCATCATACATTACCGGACAAGTCATAGCCGTTGATGGAGGATTTACTGTTAATGGTTTCTACCCATCGAGTGACTAA